A stretch of the Pongo pygmaeus isolate AG05252 chromosome 16, NHGRI_mPonPyg2-v2.0_pri, whole genome shotgun sequence genome encodes the following:
- the LOC134738259 gene encoding uncharacterized protein LOC134738259 isoform X1 — translation MEALQSPVVAVAWHPWFTQCWWMAQDEAVAVGGVVTAGRKMLDSSEQRRPHGVLDSVWPGIHGALCAGEWLRTGQLSWDTRHMLARKMVSSSEPQRPPASWSWCGLASTVRPLLVDGSGWSSCRRRPAACWKEDGHFFRTTKALQSPGVGVAWLPGFTSCWWSLRMSAEGL, via the exons ATGGAGGCCCTGCAGAGCCCTGTAGTCGCTGTGGCCTGGCATCCATGGTTCACCCAATGCTGGTGGATGGCTCAGGACG AGGCAGTTGCTGTGGGAGGTGTGGTAACTGCTGGAAGGAAGATGCTCGATTCTTCTGAGCAACGAAGGCCACACGGAGTCCTGGATTCGGTGTGGCCTGGCATCCACGGTGCACTGTGTGCTGGCGAGTGGCTCAGGACG GGGCAGTTATCATGGGACACCCGCCATATGCTGGCAAGGAAGATGGTCAGTTCTTCTGAGCCGCAAAGGCCCCCAGCGTCCTGGAGTTGGTGTGGCCTAGCATCCACGGTGCGCCCCCTGCTGGTGGATGGCTCAGGATG GAGCAGTTGCCGTCGGAGGCCCGCTGCCTGCTGGAAGGAAGATGGTCACTTCTTCCGAACCACAAAGGCCCTGCAGAGTCCTGGAGTCGGTGTGGCCTGGCTTCCAGGGTTCACCTCGTGCTGGTGGTCACTCAGGATG AGTGCCGAAGGTCTTTAA